CGCTCAGGAAGAGCCATTCCAGGACACGGCAGCTCCTCTGCCCCGCGAGAGGAAAGCACGGCGTGTCACAGCGCTGCTCGTCTCGCCAGGAAGCTGCAACGAGGAAAGCACAACGCGCTGAACTACGGCTCCCACAAGGACGGGGGCATTTCCAAATGGTAATCTCCCGAGAATTTTTGACTACcaaatttctgctggaaaattagaagctttaaaaaaaaccaaaacccaacaaccaaacaaacctgaGTCATGGCTGAGGTACGGGGAAGACTTCAGAGACACAAATGGTGTTTCCTCACCTCATTTGCATCTGtatcttaaagaaaagaacTCCCTTATCCTCTTGCCTTTTTGTTTCCTACCAAGACCATATTTTTAGGATACAGCCGGATGGGTCCTGGGAAGCTGGATGTAACCAAGTAACGAGGAACCTGGCAATCAGCTTGATTGGGAGGATTTAAAGATAGAAAGAAATGTAGGAGCGAAGCAAACAATAGAAAAATGCCATCTCCTTCCCATACGCACCAGACCCCGAAGCAGCACGACTGATGCTTCGACCAGGCAGCCGCCAGCAGGAGATAAATCAGTTCCAGGCAGGGAAGGAtgctttggttgttttttttctttaaggcaaATAGAAAGTATCAGACACAgatgaggaattttttttttttttaaaacacttttacaGTTGTCAGAGTTTTGTACAAATCAAAGCATCCCTTTTAAAATCTCCATTATTACAAACATACAAAGAAACAATGTTATTACTACAAATCATCAGCTACTCAACTGCATTATCAATTtatcacaattaaaaaaaaaccaaaccataatAGTATATACAGGGCCTTCCTCCctctatttatttctgtatcttgagggaagcaaaaaagcaaagcccccatttaaaaaaaaatcccaccaatGAACCTCATTTTCTAAAAACATGTGAAGTATAAAATTCGGTGAGTATTTTCCTGCTGTCACACTCTAGCAAAGTGtaacaacttctttttttttcttgttttcacatcAGAAGtctctttaacaaaaaaaaaaaaaaaaaaagaacaaaaaaccccacatggcAGTGTCTGATGCTGCAGCGTGCTCCTTCCATGCTGGAAGCAAACATCATCaaaaaaaagtgcctttgaGTAAAGTCATCTCTAgtaaccaaaaaaaagaaaaaaagatgaaaaatcacAATCTCTAGTTAAAAGCTTAATAAAAACCCTGAcagagcagccagccctgcatcAAAAAGGACAATTTCTCCTCTTCGCTACCTACCTCCAGCACCGCTCCAGACTAAGGTTTCATCCCTACTCCTCTGCCCCGAAGGTCTCCGAACCCCAAGATGTTTCTTCACACCCTGACTGGAGCTTGGTGCCGGGACACCGAGGAGCGTTCCTGCCAGCCAAGAGCTGTGCCGTGCTTCTTCCCCCCTTCGCAGCGGCCAAGTGCTTTGTATCCCCCCCCCATTCTCTCCTGCCCCAAGCGACAGAGCCTGGGGAGCACCCAGCCCAGCTGGCCTCACTGGAAGGGTTTGTGGTCtctgtgctgtttctgagcagcgcATCCCTGTTACAGGGAACTTTCATAGCCCTTTTATTCTGCTGGTTTTTCATCAGCAGTGAGAAATGTCCCTGGAGAGCCCCAAAAACACTCCCTGGCTTGGGTTGCTGCCTGAGTAAGCGCTTTCCTGGAGCCAACCTGGCCCCTACTTCTGCATCTGGAAGGGAGCAGTGGGGCAGAGAAAGGGGGAGAAGAGGGCGAGCTCAATCCAGGGGCAGGGGAACAGAGGAAACATCCATGGCTTGAACTCTCCTCGTGGAAAGAAACAGAGTAAGAGATGCTTGATCGCACCAAGCTACAGAACTCATCAAAGCCCCAAAGGTCACCAAGTAACCAGGGCACCGAGGGGGGGAATATGGGGTGGGTTTGGGTCGGTATTGTTAGGCTCTGGCTCCCAACCCAAAAGCTATCataacaaaacaagaaaacacaaaactagGCAGTTTGGTTTGCCAAGTTGacatagaaaagaagaaaaaacaaaacaaaacaaaaaaacccttccaaGATAAATACATAGCCCCCATTTTGGAAGCATCTTCAAAAAGCTGGATCAACCATTCTCAGCAGTGGCACAACCTTCCAGTAACATCTGTTGGGCTGGTGATTTATCGGCTTCCTTTTGAAGAGGGaacagttcaagaaaaaaaaaaaaatcaagctccCACCACACGCAGCTCTCGTCTTATCTGCATAACAACTGGCCACGGCTATTGCCTCACAGCAGCAGGTTGGGAACCAGCAAGAAGTCTCTAATGCAGCAGGTTCCTGTTTGCTAATAGAAAGGGTTGGCAGTGGTAGTAActggttaggaaaaaaaaacttcttccaGAAAGCAGTACTTTGGGGAAGAGGGTGGGAATTTAGGATGGCTGGGACCTCTCCCCATGGATCACCGTGATACAGACCAGCATTCAACAGAGATCGAAACCAGACACGCTCAAGCATGCTGTCGAAAGGCAACACACACCAGGCGTTTCCATCGAGTCCACGGCAGTGGGATAGTGACAACACTGAGGTTTTGGCTTCCAGCGATCAGGCAGGTCTCCTAGACTCCTTGGCTAATGCTGGGGAAAGCTCCCAGattgggggtttggttttaagGGGAGGTTATTGCTCCCGACTTCTCAGGCTTTTTGCCCTTCGATAGGGCAGCTGCTTGCTTCAGGAGTTCTCTGTTCTTGGCCTGGAAACACAGTGAAAATGGGTATTTAATAGCAGGGATCATCATTAGTTCTTGGGATCCTAGAATTGCCTGGACAGAAGCTGCTGGCATCCTGCGCGCAGATGAAAAAAAGGAGGTAGATGTTGCTGCGCGGCATCACAGCATGAGCTCAAGTCCGGCATCTCATCTCTTAACTGCCTAGAAAGGGCTcttcccatcccttccccctCACGTCCCCCCAGTGTAATTGAGAAGTGGGCTGAAAGTTAACAGCTTCCACCGTGAAAGGTGACAAATGCGCAACTCACATTAAACCAGCCAAGGACGCTCACCAAGGTCAGCGGGACCGGCTtgccttccttcccctttcgCCAGCCGCCGTGCTTTGACAGTGTGAGAAGCAGTGGAGTAAAACTCTGGTGACTCAAGCCCCCAGCCTGACTCTTGTTTTAGCAAGTTGAAGGCCAAATTCCCCTACCCCACGCTCTCAGTCATATCAAAAACGCAGGGTGGAGTAGCTCACTGTTCGCCAGCTTTGCTTCACCCTTGGTTTCTTCACACGCCACCAACATTTTATCAGAATTCAGCGCTGCACTGACCCTGCATCTCTACTAGGAGCTTTCCAAACCCATCAGAGCACCAACATGTAGCAACTTACAGTCTCTCTGGTTTGCAGCTAACTAAAAATCATGGCAACTTATGGACAAGGCTCTCTAGCCCCTTTTACCAACATTCCGAGCTCATGCTCCTCTAGACTATGTAGTAAATTATGCTATAGCAGTAGGATAAGGGGTAGAACCCGTGTGAAGCCAGATACGGGTCTTCTGCATTGGTTTCCAGTGAATGAATGAATATGCAAAGGGTTATTAGAGGAATTAAACCCTCTGCTCCAGTGCTCCACATGgtaaagcagctttttttgcCTCCTGCAGACTGGAAGAATATAGGCACCTCTGCTTCCCCCCAcgaaaagacaagacaaaataGTAAAAACCAAGAGCATGTTCAAAAAGTGAATCATATGAACACTTCAAGGCACCTACAGTACACCGAGAggatttgaatttttattttggaatcaGTGAAGAAAGTTTCCAGAGCCTCAGTCAATACCAGCTGAAGTAAAACATTTGGACACCAGAGAGAACGAGTTCAGGGCAGTCCCAGACCAAGCTAAGTACAGAACAGCACAGCAACCGACTGACATGCAAACCCCTCTCCACCCCGGAGAGGCAGGTGACTGCAGGCAAACCTGCTCGTGGATCTGATGCTTCctctttttcagaattaaacaaGTTTAAGGCTGTTGGAAGGTGTCCGACAGCTTTCAGAGCAGACGTCCTCTTTGAGCTACAGCAGGGTATACTGCTCCCACGCACACTGAGCAACCAGCGTGCCCTGCCTTGGGAAACCACTGCAAGGAGGGCGGTCATCTCCCAGTTAGCCCTTGACCTCACAACCAGGGCTGTCAAGGTAACCAAAAAGTAGTGGTTTGCACTAATGGAGAATTGTCTATTCAGAACCAGAGTAAGAACAGCAACTCATTCTACGCAGGCCACCCAAAGGTACGATAGAAACAGCTCTGGGCTGACACAGGCAGTGCAGGATCAATAAAGCAGAACGGAGACAGAAGGCTCTGGCTGTCATCAGTCCCTCAAATACAAACTGCCAGCGCCTCCCAGCTCACGAGGAGCGGGAAACGTTTCCAGCCCTCGGCACGCCACACACAGATATTCCAACCTTCAGATAGGCGTACAGTGCCTGAGAATGTGCATTGCAAAGGGGATCTCACAGGCACCAGCTTTCTGACAGCGGCACAGTCTCCAAAACCTGTCTTCCACTCTGATAATTAACTTGGGTTAATTAAGGAGGGGTTGTTTTCTCAGGGAGAATATAAGCCTTTTGTCTTATCCCCTCCCATTTTCTCATTGCTAGGGCTTTAGATCATTCTTATACCCCAGAGTAATTAAAGGGTGCAAAGTTCATTTCTGTGTCTGATTTCTTCCCTGTAACCAGCTCCCCTTTGACCTGATCTCTTCGGTGGCTCGGAGCATATTCACGCTGATAGTCTGCCCAGTGGTTCCATGGCCAGGACAAAAATCCTGCTCTCCCTGTTCCCTCGAGCTCAAGGACTTCTTTATTTGGACTACGGAGATACAGTGCTAAAGGAACTGCCAATTGTTTCTTGAGCTTTGCTCTCTCTGGTTACTGGTCACATAAATCACACTGAGAGCTACATGGTGCAGGGAGCTGACAAAGGTGCTGTGGTCTGAAGAAACAAGTTCAAACCTGATTTTGGCAACAGGTAAAATGAGTTTGATGGTTCCCGTCTAGTCCATAGGGGACACAACACGGCACTTTACAATATAGTAAGTCTGAGCCCGAGGAGAGAGCAGCAAGGAGGATATAAATAGGGGTTACAATGCACTGCAGCCTGGtacagagctggggaggggcttgcctggcagagcagaggctgcagcacagggctgagAAGCATTAGCAGAGCTGTGAGTGCAGAAGCTCTGATCAGGAGTGTCCTCAGTCACTCCTGGGTacagcacagctcagcaaattaaaacaaaaatgctgtcACCTGTAACTGCTCCATGACCTCCTTGTGTGTCTTCTCCATTTGGTTCATCTTTGCCCTCATCTGAGACTCCTGATACTGCAGGTCGGCTTTCAGCTCCGTGATCTGCAGATAAACCAGTAAGGAGCAAGTGAGCTGGAAGATGAAATTAATGCCTTCATCCCAGACACACCCTGCAACAGAAAATGCCTCTGCAGAAGTTGTGTGAGACTGGATGAGTTCAGAAATGtgctggggtgggctgggggagagcAACGAGACCAGAACCGTAACAGTGAGCGGCATGGAGAAGCAGGAGCGGCCAGGACTGTCTTTCTGCAAGGAGCAGcgtattttttcttcagtcttgcCCCCAAACGAAGGTCTCCGAGACAGTGGTCAGAAAATGACCCTTTATGAAATGAGATCTCCTGGGTAATTCCAGAAAGCCTCTTTAACTTTGGAAAGGAGGCAGCCTGGAAACAGTCAGAAACTCTCTTGCTCACTCCAAGATAAAAAGCCAGGCTCTGCTGGAGTGTGATCTATGTAAATGTGTCAGCATGCCGTGGGGGGAAGCAAGCCAAGGACTGtaccttcttctccttctccaaaATCATCTGATCTTTCTGGTGCAGCATCTTTTTTAAAGTAGCCACTTCCTCCTTCAGCTGGGCAATGATAACAAAGTGGTCAGTGCCAGGAGAGTCCAGGGCGAGGTCTGGGGAAAAACTGCAGCAAAGAACAGGGAAAGACTCATCACGACCCGTTCTCTTCACTGAGGCAGGGAAACTCCCACGCAGATGGCACTCAAAGGAGAACGGGAACAATTTTGTGACACACGTTGTGTCCTCCAAACACTCCTTGAATGCAGGTGTTACCTGTATCTCTACCCTGGATGCCACATGGAATTTGGGAAACACATGGTATGACAGGCAACAGGGATTATGTGCAAAGTATCCAGTTGTATTATTACGTGATCAGCAGGGACGCAGGGCTGCTACGGGTGACCATCGGCCAGTGTCTGCAGCAACCATTCAAACAGCAAGGATTCCTTTTTCAAACTAAAGAGTTGAGGACAGCAATCAGAGAGCTAATGAAACTTTATGCAACCACTTATGAATCCTCTTTGCTCACAGGCAGTCCTTGGATGTACAGCAAAACTTTTCACTAAATGTAAACAAACGTTCTAGCAAGGAGGGaacatgaaagagaaacaaataacctcaagttaaacaaacaaagcaaagggAGACACCTAGATTAAAGTCAGTACTGTCCTCAGCAGGGAAAATGGGTAAAAAGACATGCTAGACTTTTGTATTTTGATTCCGCCATGATACAGCAATTTAGGAAGAAGCTTCATTACCGCTTCAGGAAAGACTCTCTccaggaagacagagaaatagCCGAACACACCACTTGTACACCACCAGGTACTCTAAACCTAAGCAACCAGCTGAAAACTTACCTGGACATGAGTCACTACCCTGCAGTGGTAATTCACAAGCCTCCCTATGAGATACCCAGTAATCTGGGCAGCCACGCAGAGTCTTGCACTACAGGAATGTTTCATCTCCTAAGATACGATAAGCTGCAGCCACAGGCCCAGGGAGCTCACCTGATCTTTGCCTGCCTTCTGTTCCTTACCGCTGTAATGGTAAACCTGATTTTTATCTCTTGGTGCTAAAAGGGCAGCACACTCCCAGCCGCACACATCTGATATTGCCGCATAAAAATTTAACAATAAGGCAACAAAGCTTCACCTAGAAGATTACTTCAAGTCTGGCCATTATCAGACAGCACTGCTGCTATAAAGATAAATAGCCAGGGTTACCTGAAGTCTGacattctttattttgttttaaagcctCCAGAGTAGGTCAACACATGTCCTAAAGCCTGCATTCAGCTCTAAAGCCAGGAGCTGCCACGGGCTGGGGAAGGTCTGAACCTGAATCAGTATGCTGCCACCTCCACGCTTCCAGTCCCCCATCTGTACACCGAGGCTGCTCACCACACACTGGGGTCTCCTCTAGTGCCTGGAAATAAtccattttctaattaaaagcaCAGTCTGCATTGACTGCACTGGTTAGCAAGGATGTGGCAGAAGTAAAGGCTCTTTCCACCATTGTGCTGGGGATCTACAGAGGGAAACTAAGCAGGGGCAGCTTCACAGATTTGAAAGTCACAGGATAGATAGCCCTCAGGCATGGAGAGAGAAAGCTTGGCAAAGGAAAACTCAGAACTGAGGGTCTATAGGAGACAGCCCACAGTCAAAGAGTCTCACATGGTTAAAACACGCTGACAGTAGAGCCCACACCATAAGATCGTGGCAGGTCTCTGGATATACCAGGTATATACACTGTGCTCGTCACGCTGGGCAGCTCTCGCGTGCAGAAGAGGTTCACACATGCACACTAGTAGAGAATACCTCCATTTTAAAACCGTTCCCAAGTACAGTTTCCCCAAGTGGAGGCTGTGCAAGATGATGGTGGGTGCTCCAGCACCTTTCTGTGTGCAAGCATGTTACTAACAGTAGCTTTCTTTTCCCACTCAGTGCAAATAtgctggggagaagagaaagaaagaataaaaaaaaaagcaggctccacagagaaaaaaaaaaaaaaaggcttcctCACTGATTCCCTCTGGCTAAGAACAAACTCTTCGCTTACACCATTCCTTTGCCCAGGCCTGCTTCCCTCCTGCCATATCCTGGGGTGATAAAGAGTGCCAAGAGATGCTCACATTTCcctgagcagctccagcaggaaaAATTCCCTCCTTGGCAGCTCCTGTTGCAGAGCACACTGTGGAGCTGGGAAGGTGAGAGCCGGCCCTGCCACCCAGCGGGGAGAAGGGACAGGTGGGCCACCAGCCTTCCACAGAGCCGCTCTCCCACTCAACAGATCCCGGTACCTGACCCCAGGGCTTAGAGtgcctccccttgcccctgaGATATGCACCCGCAAGTGGGTAAGGGTGGGCTCAGAGCGCCCAGGCATCCCCTCCTGTCAAGTACGTGAGCACAGGCAGGTAGTTTTCTATCCAGTTGCTGCAAAATGCACCCTCAAATGTGTCAAGGTGCTAATTAATGaagcagggtttggggtttttttcccccctctcttttttttttttttttaaagactgacaATTTAGTAATGAAGGGTTTCTCTGTCTTTAACCCCATGTTAAGGAAGCAGCCTGAGACTTCAAAATTAGAAGGAAAACTGCCAAATACAATTCGCTCCTTTAACAGACTAAGAATTAAAACAACCgcccaaccaaacaaaacaaaaagccatttcCCCTACAAATAAACTCCATACCCAGGATCCCAGCCCCTTGGGATAGGTCAGGGGGACACGTGCTCTCCATGTTTGAACAGTCTAAAATGCATGCCTCTAATTAAAGTGAATTGATGAGCTCCTGTTGCTTTcagcagagacagaggaaaaaatggatcACTTCCAAAGACACCTGCCTCTCTCTATTGAGTGGAAAAGCAACCAAAATGACTGCCTTGAACTCCACACCTGTTAAATGGCTGAAATTAGGCAAAACAAACGCCAAGTTTAAAGATTTTGCTATTCAAGTCAGGCTAGCATAAAGAGGCACAGACCAGGCTGACCAAACCAGCATCCAAGTTTTACCCGAGACAAAAATACCCACCACGTGCAAAAATCCATCCAGGCCAATAGGAACCAGCATCTGAACTTACACTTCCTCTAACACCGCCAAAACCAGGCACAGTTCAGCCCAAGTCCCAGCGTTCGCCAGGACTTTTCTATGCAAATGAGAATCATTCTACTAAATGTACTTTGCTGCTCAGCACCCTCAGACATCACTGCTcccccccagccagctcagTCAGTAGCAACTCCTCATTGCCTGCTTTAATTTGTGTTAAAAGCACAATTTAGCACCTTGTCTATAGTCACAGGAGAAGGGACTGAAGCCTGTTCATCTGAAGAGTCTGTAACACAAAAACACTTCTGGcaagaggatggggacaccaaGCACTGCCCAAATCAGGACCAGCACAGCACCAGAGGCGGGAGGTGAAGCCAGAGTGCTCACACACATAGGGGCAGCCCaggactggggggcactggcaGGACAGAAGGATTAGTAAGGGAAGGTCTGCTGCAAGATGTGCTGAGAGTCACTGCGGGGGAAGGTTACTCCATGTGCAGCAGGGCCAGTGCTGTTAGCTCCTCACAGAGCTCACTCAGAACGAACCATTCAACACCACCTATTATACAACCACTGGAAATTGCTTAGTCCCCATATTACAGCCATTGGGAGCAACATCCACTCCAAAATATGTAAACAAAAACATACAGAGGGAATTCACTAACACACAGTAAAGGAATCCTGTTGTATCTGCAAAGAAGGGACAATTTCAGACAAGCTGGACCCTGTTGGGAGTGTTGCCAAAGTTAACTGAGCTCAAGTATGCCCAAATTTTGCCCAAACGAAGGCCAGATCAGAAGTTTGGCTGGAGCCAAGATACACCGTACAGAAAGTCGCGGCTGATCTCAGCAGCGAAGAGGTGCTGGTTGTGTATCACCATGCTGCTGATGAAAACAAGCCTTGCGCTGCAGCAGACCCTAACTCCACACTCAGGCTATGACCCAAACTCCAGGCTAACTCTGGAGGGGACAATCTTATAGAAAATGGTGCAAGAagggggaggtttggggggatTCATCCTCACAAAATACCCCCCAGCAACTCCCAAAACGCACTTTCTGAACCACTATTATTATTCCACTCAAGAAACACAGCCGTGTGTCTATTTAAGGCAGCTGCAGCTTGCCTTTTCTACAGCACGCTGCCGGAGCTCTTCAGTAGTTGCTAAAATTACACACGGTTTGTTACTGGGATTCATCAAAAAAAGTCTGTGGCAAGGACCACAGCCTTGGCAGGAGCCAGACTGACAACATCTGAcacaagagcaaaatgaagGCATTTGATTCCTCTAATACATGCTCCTGTTTTGCAAACGAATGGCTGAGCAATTGATGCCAGAGCATAGGACCTTTTGCTTCTTGGACACTTTTGAGCCAGTGGGGATATTACTATGAGTTGTTAGGTCTCAGCCCAGGCTTTAGTGAGCAGATAAAAATACCTGGTGCTGTCCTACAGCCTGGAGAGCAGCCTCAGTAGGCGAGCGGGAGCCTTTCTAGAGGGAAAGCTGCAATAGTACCGATGGGCTGCACCGGTTCTACCAGGGACCTGTCTCCAGTCTCTCCTCTGGCTCCGCCAGCACTGAAGGCAGTCAGATGAATTCTCAGACCACTCTGTGCTCAGCCGTGGCTCCCGAGCCACAGTTAATCCTTAATTTTTTCCGACTTTTAACTGAAAACACCATTCAGATGATAAACAGTCTTGTAGACCGCTCTGTGGGAAGCACCAACctacaaaattatttaagttCTATTTCCCATTGTAGCATTCCACATAATAACAAACATTGACAAGGTGTCAATAGTATCTATAGAGAGGTGCGATCTGTGATCTCAAAGACATTCAAGGCAGGTAGCAATTAATTAATTACCAGTGGCTTTAAGAGAAACTTTGGCAATAACGAGCCTATGCTGTGGTCCGAGCTCCCAATTCACTACTGTTTGGAAAGAGATCCATTGATAAGGACAGTTTCCATGTGTGAGGCAGTtcccagggagggagggagggagggcaacAGGGGAGAAAACAACAGGTGATCTCACTTCAGGATGTCAGTGCCTTGAGAAACAGGACAATGGTGGGCACCGAGACTCTGTTGGGAAGCAGCCCACTGCGCCAACGTGAACGGGGCACTCTGGATAGGGGGACAAAGCATCTCGGGAGAGGAAGGAACGCTGAGAAtcagagaggaaaggcaggaatGAAAATATGCATGTACAAgaccataaaaaaataaaaatccatctcaatctcctctttcttttctgctagtCCTCCCATGCTGCTGCACATGCAGCTGGCATCAACATAATCCAGCACAAATGTGTGACAGCAGAACAGGATCAGATGCTTTCAAGCAAAGCTGTTGGATTGCTTGTCCCTCCCCCAGAAGGTAGGAGGGGAAATGGGAGGTGGGTCTTGATCCTCTCCTCTGAGGCCGTCTCCCTGCAGATCTGATTGCTCCAAAAGCACAAAACCTGCAGAGCTTGACTCCACAGCACAGCCAACAGCCCCTCTCTCCCTATAACTGCAGGGAGAGGATAAAGCTGATCTGGCTGCAGTTTTTCTAACTGTTGGGGAGCTCAGCCAACAAGCAGTTTCTGTTCTAGCAGGTACAGGCACTACgtattcttttcctcttcaaacCTATGTCTAAATGCCAAGTAACACTGGCCTGTCGGGTTCTGGAAAGCTGCTAATACAGCCCCTCAAGGTCCCAAAGCCCGAGGCTGCTGCTCTAGCATAAGAGCTTCCTGCTGCTCGCACAGAATTCTCTTATATACACTTAGCAAACAAGACCACCCACCCACAATTTCCCCATGTAACAGGCTCACCTGTCACCATTGGCAGATATGGCATCAAACTTGGCTTTCTTCTTTGGGATTTCATTCTGAATAGAAGAGGTGGATAAGGTTTTCTGGctagaaaaatgaggaaattgTATGTCAGAACCTAAGACAGAGAAGCAGATAAATATTCCCACCCACTTTGAACctattaaaacaagatttcCTAGCACAAGAAAGAATGATAAAAAATTCATTCCCTGAAGAGTAGCTGGagactaaaaataaacagaaaacaatgtgtCAGTCGGATCAGTAGGTAGGTGAACAGCTCATGCTTAAAATCTACATTTCAATCATTAAATTTTACAAATGCAATTTAGCTTTAATTGTGTACAAGTTCAGTAAGCTGAATCACTAAGAAGCACTGTTGGACTACAAGTCTACGCCAGAAGAGCGGGGTTTGCAAACTAGCAAAGCTTGACTTAGCCAGATTCTCCCGAACAACAAACAACTGCCAAAACCCATCACCAAGGCACTGAGGCCCCAGGCACTTCTCCCAGTTACTTTAGGAAGCGCGCTAAGAAGCGTGGAGCAGCCAGGCACCCTGTTTGCTCACCCTGCACAACAGAAAAGCTCGTGCAGGTTACCTGTTATAGTGGCTGCCACTGCTGAGCCTACTGTACTGTTCCTTCTCTTGCAGGCTTGCCCGGGAAGAGCTGCTCAGGTGTTTGCACTGCTCTTTGGTCTTCTGTAGGACCCGTTTATAGGACAGCGTGCATAACCAGCATAGCAGCTTTCCATCCACCTGgaagatgagagagaaagagagggggAGAAGTTTTGGTCTTGTTTCCTgcccacaaaccaaacacaaagaCGACAAGAAGCACCTTCAGGCTTAAGATCACACACGAACAAGCAATGACTCAAAAAGGATCCCTCGAGTGCCTGGAAAGGCTAAGAAGTGCATCTGGCATGGCTGGTGCAACGCAGACAGCACTCATTAATAGCAGCTTATCTATCCTAACTACAGTCTCTGCCAAGCTTTGCTTCCAGACTGTCCTATAGCACCCATTCACCTGGGCAGGCTAACTCCAGTGGGATTTCTGCCAAAGCAATGCCAAGGAATGGTACGTGACAGGGTAGTCACTGGAGCCCAAAACAGCAAGGGTTTCTGCTCAAGGAGGACAGGGAATATCAGCACAGCATCCAAAACGAACAATAGATGCTTACAGCCCGCAGGACGCAGGCCTTAGAAGCACACACCTCCTAAGGAGCACTTATGTCTAAGCAAAGGGTGTGCAGAAGCCATAGAATGGGTTTCCTGGTGGAGGTATGACATTTCCAGCTCCTCAGGCTACGGCACAAATATTgttccccatccctgtccctgagcgGGCACCTCACGTTTCACTCTGAGgccccttctcctctgccagcccACCTACCCTTAGGCCCAATTCAAGAGATCTTTCTCAGCAGATCTGGCAAAGGAATAGAGGGGCTCAAAGATTAAACAGCTTCAAAACACAGCTCAGCTCAActccagaaaaatactttatgaCCAAGAGACACCCCCTTTTGAAATGTTTGAGGTGGACAGAAGAGCACTGTGATCAGCCTTTTTACCTTTTCGGCCTCCTTTTACAGAGATACTGACCTTCTTTCTATCATCCTTCCGGTCAAATGCACACTGCTGCTTGCACTGCTCACAGGAGTGCGGAGGTCCGTACTTCTTTTCAGAGTTTGTGCAACGCTGGCACTTGTTTCCAATAAATGCTGCTATAATGTTGCAGTACTGGCAGGGTTTTGGCTTTAAGAAACAAGAACAACTGATACAGCAGTGCCTTCTAATTACATTAATACATtgctctttcccctcctccccatcacttcaaaacttttctttccccattccAAGCTAACTATAATGCCGATCCAGGAGACATAAGTACACTTGGACCCCGGTCTCTATTAAGTGTATTTAGCCATGGCACCCAGACCATTTATTGAGTGCTATGAAATCTTTAGAAAATATATAACTCCAAAATAGAAACAatcaaaatctctttttttcagatttcagacaagcag
This genomic window from Grus americana isolate bGruAme1 chromosome 23, bGruAme1.mat, whole genome shotgun sequence contains:
- the FAM76A gene encoding protein FAM76A isoform X2, with product MAALYACTKCHQRFPFEALSQGQQLCKECRIAHPIVKCTYCRTEFQQESKTNTICKKCAQNVKLYGTPKPCQYCNIIAAFIGNKCQRCTNSEKKYGPPHSCEQCKQQCAFDRKDDRKKVDGKLLCWLCTLSYKRVLQKTKEQCKHLSSSSRASLQEKEQYSRLSSGSHYNSQKTLSTSSIQNEIPKKKAKFDAISANGDSFSPDLALDSPGTDHFVIIAQLKEEVATLKKMLHQKDQMILEKEKKITELKADLQYQESQMRAKMNQMEKTHKEVMEQLQAKNRELLKQAAALSKGKKPEKSGAITSP
- the FAM76A gene encoding protein FAM76A isoform X1, giving the protein MAALYACTKCHQRFPFEALSQGQQLCKECRIAHPIVKCTYCRTEFQQESKTNTICKKCAQNVKLYGTPKPCQYCNIIAAFIGNKCQRCTNSEKKYGPPHSCEQCKQQCAFDRKDDRKKVDGKLLCWLCTLSYKRVLQKTKEQCKHLSSSSRASLQEKEQYSRLSSGSHYNSQKTLSTSSIQNEIPKKKAKFDAISANGDSVPSSPEMLCPPIQSAPFTLAQWAASQQSLGAHHCPVSQGTDILNFSPDLALDSPGTDHFVIIAQLKEEVATLKKMLHQKDQMILEKEKKITELKADLQYQESQMRAKMNQMEKTHKEVMEQLQAKNRELLKQAAALSKGKKPEKSGAITSP